A region from the Paenibacillus humicola genome encodes:
- a CDS encoding helix-turn-helix domain-containing protein, which translates to MRCTKKFQKSFSIYENYHEKISLRTIENRFFISPYYFSRSFKKVTGFTFVEYLNRIRVLEGQRLLKETNKPVTCIAEEIGYDSVSHFERKFKELTGLAPLKFRKSVKLQ; encoded by the coding sequence ATGCGCTGCACAAAAAAATTTCAGAAATCGTTTTCTATCTATGAAAACTATCACGAGAAAATATCGCTCCGAACCATCGAAAACCGATTTTTTATCAGCCCTTATTATTTCAGCCGGTCATTCAAAAAAGTGACCGGTTTCACCTTCGTGGAATATTTGAACCGGATCCGCGTGCTTGAAGGCCAGAGACTGCTGAAAGAAACGAATAAACCGGTCACCTGCATCGCGGAAGAAATCGGTTACGACAGCGTCAGTCATTTCGAAAGAAAATTCAAGGAACTGACCGGGCTGGCCCCGTTGAAATTCAGAAAATCGGTCAAGCTGCAATAA
- the fdhA gene encoding formaldehyde dehydrogenase, glutathione-independent: MSGNRAVVYVEPGKVEVRDIAYPELVLRDGPGVNPLNVGRKCDHGVILKVVTTNICGSDQHMVRGRTTAPSGLVLGHEITGEVIEVGRDVEFIKRGDLVSVPFNIACGRCRSCKERNTHVCENVNPDRPGSAYGYVDMGGWVGGQSEYVMVPYADFQLLKFPDKEQAMEKILDLTMLSDIFPTGYHGAVSAGVRPGSTVYIAGAGPVGLAAAHSAQLLGAAVVIVGDLNADRLMQARSFGCETVNLREHDDLGEQIENILGVPEVDCAVDCVGFEAHGHGRSHGEAPATVLNTIMQVTRAGGRLGIPGLYVTGDPGASDADAKIGTLKIRFGLGWAKSHTFVTGQTPVMQYHRSLMMSILSGRAQIAKAVNATKITLDEAPAAYAEFDRGASKKFVIDPHGFLQA, translated from the coding sequence ATGTCGGGAAACCGCGCTGTTGTGTATGTTGAGCCGGGCAAGGTGGAAGTAAGGGACATTGCGTATCCGGAACTGGTGTTAAGAGACGGGCCAGGAGTCAACCCGCTCAATGTCGGACGCAAATGTGATCACGGCGTCATCCTAAAAGTCGTGACGACTAACATTTGCGGGAGCGATCAGCACATGGTCCGCGGCCGTACGACCGCACCGAGCGGTCTCGTGCTCGGACATGAAATTACGGGCGAAGTCATCGAGGTCGGTCGCGACGTAGAGTTCATCAAGAGGGGCGATCTCGTCTCCGTCCCATTCAATATCGCCTGCGGCCGGTGCCGAAGCTGCAAAGAGCGTAATACGCACGTGTGTGAGAACGTCAATCCGGATCGTCCGGGGTCCGCTTACGGCTACGTCGATATGGGAGGCTGGGTTGGCGGACAATCGGAATACGTCATGGTTCCCTATGCCGATTTCCAGCTGCTAAAATTCCCGGATAAAGAACAGGCGATGGAGAAAATATTGGATTTGACGATGCTGTCGGACATTTTCCCGACCGGCTACCACGGAGCCGTCAGCGCAGGTGTCAGGCCCGGTTCGACCGTTTACATAGCGGGTGCAGGCCCTGTTGGTCTGGCTGCCGCCCATTCCGCGCAGTTGCTTGGAGCGGCGGTCGTCATCGTCGGCGATCTGAACGCCGACCGGCTCATGCAGGCACGCAGCTTCGGCTGCGAAACCGTTAATTTGCGGGAGCACGACGATCTCGGCGAGCAAATCGAAAACATTCTCGGCGTTCCCGAAGTCGACTGCGCAGTCGATTGCGTTGGCTTTGAAGCGCACGGCCACGGCCGTTCACACGGCGAAGCGCCGGCAACCGTACTCAATACCATTATGCAGGTTACGCGGGCTGGCGGACGTCTTGGCATTCCCGGATTGTATGTGACCGGCGATCCAGGCGCATCCGATGCCGATGCCAAAATCGGAACGCTCAAAATCCGCTTCGGTCTCGGATGGGCCAAGTCGCATACGTTCGTTACCGGACAGACGCCCGTCATGCAGTACCACCGCAGCTTGATGATGTCGATATTGAGCGGCAGAGCGCAAATTGCGAAAGCGGTCAACGCGACGAAAATAACGCTGGATGAGGCGCCTGCCGCCTACGCGGAATTCGACCGGGGCGCTTCGAAGAAATTTGTCATCGACCCGCACGGTTTCTTGCAGGCCTAG
- a CDS encoding extracellular solute-binding protein has product MNIRKSLLRRLPMLLALLLACSLAACSSNSASSPQGNAASSGSGNNAAGKADDGGKKVIKVAYQKFGTPPIWGEEWLKQVKTQFESQNSGVTVELVPIQASENDFYTKIALMMKSDETAPDIVTEDTFLINSDAAAGYLEPLNDKVSAWPDWSNFVDAMKQGVTSSDGKIYGVPYSTDTRGLWYDTNIFKKAGLPVPWEPKNWNDILNAARTIKQKVPGVTPFWSNVGKATGEATSMQTFEMLLYGTNDTLYNDSTGKWVAQSPGFKDALQFISTIAKEKLGPPPSQVLNGQAGNTLVDQLMPKEQVGIALNGNWLPGSWVQNGAAPWPDGTKVYQLAAMPTQNGQGPGFTSMSGGWALSIASKSKQKDEAWKFIQLAINKDNNKWYNMHQGNLSPRKDVADDPEYANTPGQSFAQATKFTAFTHFRPANTDYPAISTQIQSVVEGVATGSLTPDAAMKQYAQNVERIAGKDKVEEKN; this is encoded by the coding sequence ATGAATATTCGAAAATCGCTGCTGAGACGGTTGCCCATGTTATTGGCCCTGCTGCTTGCCTGCTCCCTGGCGGCATGCTCCTCCAATTCGGCGTCGTCCCCGCAAGGAAATGCCGCTTCGAGCGGCTCGGGCAATAATGCGGCCGGCAAAGCCGATGACGGCGGGAAAAAAGTGATCAAGGTTGCTTACCAAAAATTCGGGACGCCGCCCATATGGGGCGAAGAGTGGCTCAAGCAGGTCAAAACCCAATTCGAATCGCAGAACAGCGGGGTAACGGTGGAGCTTGTGCCGATCCAAGCCTCCGAGAACGATTTTTATACGAAAATCGCACTGATGATGAAATCCGATGAAACCGCTCCCGACATTGTGACGGAGGATACGTTTCTCATTAATTCCGATGCGGCGGCCGGCTATCTCGAGCCTTTGAACGACAAGGTGTCGGCATGGCCGGATTGGAGCAATTTCGTCGATGCGATGAAGCAGGGCGTAACGAGCAGCGACGGCAAAATCTACGGCGTTCCGTACAGCACGGACACCCGGGGGCTGTGGTACGACACCAATATTTTCAAAAAAGCCGGTCTGCCGGTGCCTTGGGAACCGAAGAACTGGAACGACATTTTAAACGCGGCCAGAACGATTAAGCAAAAGGTTCCGGGCGTGACGCCGTTCTGGAGCAACGTCGGCAAAGCGACGGGCGAAGCGACGTCCATGCAAACGTTCGAAATGCTGCTTTACGGCACGAATGACACGCTCTACAACGACAGCACGGGCAAATGGGTGGCGCAAAGCCCGGGATTCAAGGATGCGCTGCAGTTTATTTCCACCATCGCCAAAGAAAAGCTCGGTCCTCCGCCCTCTCAGGTTCTGAACGGGCAGGCGGGCAATACGCTCGTCGACCAGCTGATGCCGAAGGAACAGGTGGGCATCGCGCTCAACGGCAACTGGCTTCCGGGCTCCTGGGTTCAGAACGGAGCGGCGCCGTGGCCGGATGGAACAAAGGTCTATCAGCTCGCCGCCATGCCGACGCAGAACGGGCAGGGCCCCGGATTCACGTCCATGTCCGGCGGCTGGGCGCTCTCCATCGCGTCGAAATCGAAGCAGAAGGATGAGGCCTGGAAGTTTATCCAGCTCGCGATCAACAAGGACAACAACAAATGGTATAACATGCATCAAGGCAACCTGTCGCCGAGAAAGGATGTCGCTGACGATCCGGAATATGCGAATACGCCGGGCCAATCGTTCGCGCAGGCGACCAAGTTTACGGCATTCACCCACTTCAGGCCGGCCAATACCGATTACCCGGCGATTTCCACGCAAATTCAGAGCGTCGTGGAAGGGGTAGCCACGGGCAGCCTGACTCCCGATGCGGCCATGAAACAATACGCGCAGAACGTCGAACGCATAGCAGGCAAAGACAAAGTCGAGGAGAAGAACTAG
- a CDS encoding GntR family transcriptional regulator produces MYKKIVHYLLDEIQSGRLKPADRIPSEKELGQMFQVSRITSKKALDQLSQSGMVERIRGKGSFVTVSPPVHFAPFQESPKPLPIAERLIGIVSTDYSETFGLEILRTIERLLSRMQYHLIVKFTNGCQDREEQAIRSLVQAGVKGMIVCPVNGEHYNAELLQLVYKRFPVVLVDKYLKGIPACAVYTDNKLASQVLTNYLLEEGYERIAFISSSEENTSSIEERVSGFTSALLQRGIMISQSSLFTKLSRRLSDKNGSRDEDNLRSFLEENPQIKAFVACEYYNAVLLASVLKKMGKKIPEDCAIACFDFIKQPIGEKVFPHIKQDETALGEKAVELLLAQLEGKEVPLQTVIDFKLVRHDSFTKGMS; encoded by the coding sequence ATGTATAAAAAAATTGTTCACTATCTGCTGGATGAAATTCAAAGCGGGCGATTAAAGCCGGCCGACCGCATCCCTTCGGAAAAAGAGCTCGGCCAAATGTTTCAGGTCAGCCGGATCACGTCCAAAAAAGCGCTTGACCAGCTGTCGCAAAGCGGCATGGTCGAGCGCATACGCGGGAAAGGCTCCTTCGTCACCGTTTCTCCCCCGGTCCATTTCGCCCCTTTCCAAGAAAGCCCCAAGCCGCTGCCCATTGCTGAACGGTTAATCGGCATCGTATCCACGGATTACTCGGAAACGTTCGGCCTGGAAATCTTGCGCACGATCGAACGGCTTCTTTCGCGGATGCAGTACCATTTGATCGTGAAGTTTACGAACGGATGTCAGGATCGGGAAGAACAAGCCATCCGGTCGCTTGTCCAGGCCGGCGTGAAAGGCATGATCGTCTGCCCGGTCAACGGGGAGCATTACAATGCCGAGCTGCTGCAGCTGGTTTACAAGCGTTTTCCCGTCGTGCTTGTCGACAAATACTTGAAAGGCATTCCCGCCTGCGCGGTCTACACGGACAACAAGCTGGCGTCTCAAGTTTTGACGAATTATTTGCTGGAGGAAGGGTACGAGCGGATTGCCTTTATTTCCTCTTCGGAAGAAAATACGAGTTCCATCGAGGAGCGGGTTTCCGGCTTTACGTCGGCGCTGCTGCAAAGGGGCATCATGATCAGCCAAAGCAGCCTGTTCACGAAGCTTTCCCGCCGGCTTTCGGATAAAAACGGCAGCCGCGACGAAGACAATTTAAGGAGTTTCCTGGAGGAAAACCCGCAAATCAAGGCGTTTGTCGCCTGCGAATATTACAACGCCGTCCTGCTGGCTTCCGTTTTGAAAAAGATGGGCAAAAAAATTCCGGAAGACTGCGCCATTGCATGCTTCGATTTCATCAAACAGCCGATCGGCGAAAAGGTGTTTCCGCATATTAAACAGGACGAGACCGCGCTCGGCGAAAAGGCGGTTGAATTGCTGCTCGCGCAGCTGGAAGGCAAGGAGGTGCCTCTGCAAACGGTAATCGATTTTAAGCTTGTGCGGCATGACTCTTTTACGAAAGGAATGAGTTGA
- a CDS encoding carbohydrate ABC transporter permease — MPKRSIRWNRFVAEKVIAYAVLSLIGVLFIVPLLWMIFASFDPAATLSVNVPAKPTLQNFASIVTDKANQRAFANGIFLSLGQSILIVIVAGLAAYPLSRYQLKFKRPFMYIILFTTGLPITAVMVPVYELFLYLHFEDSIIWTMMFLTATALPYAIWIMKNFMDSVPIDLEEASWVDGASVWASLRKIVVPLMLPGTFTVAIFTFSHSWGNFFVPFILIQTPEKLPASVSIYQFFGQYGTVEYGKLAAFSFLYTIPAVLLYILSQRYMSAGFNFSGGTKG; from the coding sequence GTGCCAAAACGCAGCATTCGGTGGAACCGCTTTGTCGCGGAGAAAGTCATTGCCTACGCTGTGCTCAGTCTGATCGGCGTTTTATTTATCGTTCCTTTGCTGTGGATGATCTTTGCCTCCTTCGATCCGGCGGCGACGTTATCGGTCAACGTACCGGCCAAGCCGACGCTTCAGAACTTCGCCTCCATCGTCACGGATAAGGCGAACCAGCGGGCGTTTGCCAACGGTATTTTTTTGTCGCTGGGTCAATCGATTCTGATCGTCATCGTCGCCGGTTTGGCGGCGTATCCGCTGTCGCGGTACCAGTTGAAATTTAAACGCCCCTTTATGTATATCATTTTGTTTACCACCGGCCTGCCGATTACAGCGGTGATGGTGCCGGTGTACGAGCTGTTTCTTTATCTTCATTTTGAAGATTCGATTATTTGGACGATGATGTTCTTAACGGCGACAGCTCTTCCGTATGCGATCTGGATTATGAAAAATTTCATGGACTCGGTTCCGATCGATTTGGAGGAAGCGTCATGGGTGGACGGGGCGTCCGTATGGGCTTCGCTGCGAAAAATTGTCGTCCCGCTCATGCTTCCCGGTACGTTCACGGTGGCGATTTTTACCTTTTCGCACAGCTGGGGCAACTTTTTCGTGCCGTTCATTTTGATTCAGACGCCGGAGAAACTGCCGGCCTCGGTTAGTATTTATCAGTTTTTCGGGCAGTACGGCACGGTCGAATACGGCAAACTGGCTGCATTTTCCTTCTTGTATACCATTCCGGCGGTGCTTCTCTACATCCTGTCGCAGCGGTATATGTCCGCAGGCTTTAACTTCAGCGGCGGTACCAAGGGGTAA
- a CDS encoding ABC transporter substrate-binding protein — protein sequence MMKNKWMSAFSLIVLSTALMAGCSSGGNEPETKKPDTADGSKAGGAPQQISLRVGWWGSQDRANRTLNAIKLFEQQNPNIKISAEFLGWDGYWEKMSTEAAAKNLPDVMQMDDAYLPDYVQRGLLEDMTPYAASGALNLQDVDDSYVAAGRIDNKLYALSLGANAVAIAYDPAMFEKAGVPELKPGYTWDEYADTARQLQQKLGKGVYGMPLSDDIDSFKQFLMERGAYLYNKDGTGLGYDDDKLVAEWFTYWNKQREDKVAPPPDMTASLTALEDQLIVHRKAPFLTLHSNEVVAVTQSANRPIKLIEYPSYPGGQKPQYLKPSQYFSVTSDSKQKDAAIKFIDFFTNDLKANEALGGERGVPIAGKVREDLKKQLDPAAKIAFDYVDYVSKNFPPLTNKDPAAASEINDTLYKSISDQVNYGQLTPEQAAKAFREQAEKIFKPKK from the coding sequence ATGATGAAAAATAAGTGGATGTCCGCATTTTCCTTGATCGTCCTGTCGACAGCGCTGATGGCCGGCTGCAGCTCGGGCGGAAATGAACCTGAAACGAAGAAGCCCGATACTGCGGACGGTTCGAAGGCGGGCGGAGCGCCGCAGCAGATTTCGTTAAGGGTCGGATGGTGGGGCTCCCAGGACCGGGCCAACCGTACGCTGAACGCGATCAAACTGTTCGAGCAGCAAAATCCGAACATCAAAATCTCTGCGGAATTTTTAGGGTGGGACGGGTACTGGGAAAAAATGTCGACGGAAGCCGCCGCCAAAAACTTGCCGGACGTCATGCAGATGGACGACGCTTATTTGCCGGACTATGTGCAGCGCGGACTGCTTGAGGATATGACGCCGTACGCAGCGTCCGGCGCGCTGAACTTGCAGGACGTCGACGACAGCTATGTGGCCGCCGGCCGGATCGACAATAAGCTGTATGCGCTCAGCCTGGGCGCAAACGCCGTGGCGATCGCTTACGACCCGGCCATGTTCGAGAAAGCCGGCGTTCCGGAACTGAAGCCGGGGTATACGTGGGATGAATATGCCGATACCGCGCGTCAGCTGCAGCAAAAATTGGGCAAAGGGGTATACGGGATGCCGCTGTCGGACGATATCGACAGCTTTAAGCAGTTTTTGATGGAGCGAGGCGCTTATTTGTACAACAAGGACGGCACCGGCTTGGGCTACGACGACGACAAGCTTGTCGCGGAGTGGTTTACGTACTGGAACAAGCAGCGCGAGGACAAGGTCGCTCCGCCGCCCGATATGACCGCCAGCTTGACGGCGCTGGAGGACCAGCTGATCGTGCACCGGAAGGCGCCGTTCCTGACGCTTCACAGCAACGAAGTCGTGGCGGTGACCCAATCCGCGAACCGGCCGATCAAGCTGATCGAATACCCGAGCTACCCGGGCGGACAAAAGCCCCAGTATTTGAAGCCGTCGCAATATTTCTCGGTCACGAGCGATTCCAAACAAAAAGACGCGGCGATTAAGTTTATCGACTTCTTCACAAACGACTTGAAAGCCAATGAAGCGCTGGGCGGCGAACGCGGCGTCCCGATTGCCGGAAAAGTGAGGGAAGACCTGAAGAAACAGCTGGACCCCGCCGCAAAAATCGCATTCGATTACGTCGATTATGTAAGCAAAAATTTCCCTCCTCTAACGAACAAAGATCCGGCGGCGGCCAGCGAAATCAACGACACGCTGTATAAAAGCATATCGGATCAGGTCAATTACGGACAGCTTACGCCGGAGCAGGCAGCCAAAGCGTTCCGCGAGCAGGCGGAAAAAATTTTCAAGCCGAAAAAATAA
- a CDS encoding alpha-glucosidase/alpha-galactosidase, giving the protein MEYSGTQVKDINIAYIGGGSKGWAWALMGDLAMEGDLSGTVKLYDLNFEAAHVNSLIGNSLNNLAGAEGKWRYQAVETLEKALTGADFVIISILPGTFKEMASDVNLPQEYGIYHSVGDTTGPGGVVRALRTIPMYVEMAEAIKAYCPGAWVINYTNPMTLCTRTLTEIFPQIKAIGSCHEISGTQRLLAAMLKDLKGIGDADYRDISINVLGINHFTWIDAASYQGTDLMPVYREFADRYYETGFEEKPGQWMNSHFSSAYRVQFDLFRRYGIIAAAGDRHLAEFMPLGWYLKDPETVKSWKFSLTPIESRMQKQEELTIRSKRLAAGEESLQLKHSGEEGIRMIKALLGLGDFVTNVNVPNEGQIKGLPLGSVVETNALLIRDNVKPVLAGQLPVDVENLVARHIRNQETVLKAALLKDHSLAFRALLNDPLVSIGIGAAEQLFDRMLQNTKAYLPGWQV; this is encoded by the coding sequence GTGGAATATAGCGGCACCCAGGTAAAGGATATCAACATCGCTTACATCGGCGGAGGATCCAAGGGGTGGGCCTGGGCTCTCATGGGGGACTTGGCCATGGAGGGCGATCTTTCCGGCACAGTCAAGCTTTATGACCTTAACTTCGAGGCCGCGCATGTCAACAGCCTGATTGGCAACAGTCTGAACAATCTAGCCGGCGCGGAAGGGAAATGGCGGTATCAAGCGGTCGAAACGCTGGAAAAAGCGTTGACGGGGGCGGACTTCGTCATTATCTCCATCCTGCCCGGCACGTTTAAGGAAATGGCGTCCGACGTCAATCTCCCGCAGGAGTACGGCATCTACCATTCGGTGGGAGACACGACGGGTCCCGGCGGAGTTGTACGCGCGCTCCGCACGATCCCGATGTACGTGGAGATGGCGGAAGCGATAAAAGCGTATTGTCCCGGCGCCTGGGTCATCAATTACACGAATCCGATGACGCTTTGCACGCGAACGCTCACGGAAATTTTTCCGCAAATCAAAGCGATTGGCAGCTGTCACGAAATATCCGGCACGCAGCGGCTCCTGGCCGCGATGCTGAAGGATTTGAAGGGAATCGGGGATGCCGATTACAGAGACATTTCGATCAATGTGCTCGGCATTAACCATTTTACCTGGATTGATGCGGCCTCTTATCAGGGAACCGATTTGATGCCCGTTTATCGCGAGTTTGCGGACCGGTATTACGAAACCGGCTTCGAAGAGAAGCCCGGTCAATGGATGAACAGCCATTTCTCGTCGGCGTACCGGGTCCAGTTCGATCTGTTTCGCAGATACGGCATCATTGCCGCAGCCGGCGACAGGCATTTGGCGGAATTTATGCCGCTCGGGTGGTATTTGAAGGATCCCGAAACGGTGAAATCCTGGAAGTTCTCGCTCACTCCGATCGAATCCCGGATGCAAAAACAGGAGGAGCTGACGATCAGAAGCAAACGGCTGGCCGCCGGGGAAGAAAGCCTGCAGCTGAAGCATTCCGGCGAAGAAGGAATCCGGATGATCAAAGCGCTGCTCGGCTTGGGCGATTTCGTCACTAACGTGAATGTGCCGAATGAAGGCCAAATTAAAGGACTGCCGCTCGGCTCGGTTGTCGAAACGAACGCGCTGCTCATCAGGGACAACGTAAAGCCGGTCCTGGCGGGACAGCTTCCCGTGGATGTCGAGAATTTGGTGGCTCGGCATATACGGAATCAAGAAACAGTGCTGAAGGCGGCGCTGCTCAAGGATCACTCGCTCGCCTTCCGGGCTCTCTTGAACGATCCGCTCGTATCGATCGGGATCGGCGCTGCCGAGCAGCTGTTCGACCGCATGCTGCAAAATACGAAAGCGTACCTGCCCGGGTGGCAGGTGTAA
- a CDS encoding GlcG/HbpS family heme-binding protein translates to MMEMTLDLAKKIIEAAEQESKSLGIAMVIAIVNKGGNLVAVHRMDDAWLASIEIAQNKAWTSVALKTATANLADATVPSAELYGLTTTNGGKIIVFGGGIPLESDGEIIGAIGVSGSAVPNDVKVAEAGVEAFANLIKK, encoded by the coding sequence ATGATGGAAATGACGTTAGATTTGGCTAAGAAGATCATCGAAGCGGCAGAACAGGAATCCAAAAGCCTCGGTATTGCTATGGTCATAGCCATAGTGAATAAAGGAGGCAACCTCGTGGCCGTTCATCGTATGGATGATGCTTGGCTGGCTAGCATCGAAATCGCCCAAAACAAAGCATGGACCTCCGTAGCACTCAAAACGGCGACGGCAAATTTGGCGGATGCCACCGTTCCATCGGCTGAACTGTATGGCTTAACCACCACAAATGGCGGAAAAATCATCGTTTTCGGGGGTGGAATTCCGCTGGAATCAGATGGCGAGATCATCGGCGCAATCGGCGTAAGCGGCAGCGCCGTTCCTAACGATGTAAAAGTGGCAGAGGCGGGCGTGGAAGCATTCGCAAATCTGATTAAGAAATAA
- a CDS encoding AraC family ligand binding domain-containing protein translates to MEQYQIDFQHSFDSFFIERVKRTESFNMTANDCHDVYEIYYMLSGERYYFIKNRNYLVRKGDLVIINFHELHKTSDAPNVVHERILINFRPKFLKDMPIKKDGVDLLSCFGPSRILRLTLEEQHVVETLLKKMIKEEHCRPIGYVLHVKVLLIELLLFIARYNSDQWECNFTFQNALHKKISEIVFYL, encoded by the coding sequence GTGGAGCAATATCAAATCGATTTCCAGCATTCGTTCGATTCTTTTTTTATCGAGCGCGTCAAAAGAACGGAATCGTTCAATATGACCGCGAACGACTGCCACGACGTCTACGAAATTTATTATATGCTTTCCGGTGAGAGATACTATTTTATCAAGAATCGAAACTATTTGGTCAGAAAAGGTGATTTGGTCATTATCAACTTTCACGAGCTGCACAAAACGTCGGACGCGCCCAATGTCGTTCATGAACGAATTCTGATCAATTTTCGGCCGAAATTTCTAAAAGACATGCCGATTAAAAAAGACGGCGTCGATTTGTTATCCTGCTTCGGGCCTTCCCGGATTTTGCGGCTGACGCTGGAGGAACAGCATGTTGTTGAAACACTGCTGAAAAAAATGATCAAAGAGGAGCACTGCCGCCCGATCGGTTACGTCCTTCATGTGAAGGTGCTGCTCATCGAATTGCTGCTATTTATCGCCAGATATAACAGCGACCAATGGGAGTGCAATTTTACGTTCCAAAATGCGCTGCACAAAAAAATTTCAGAAATCGTTTTCTATCTATGA
- a CDS encoding carbohydrate ABC transporter permease, whose amino-acid sequence MKANVDASVSLYRGSHFSRQRDSYRAAIFLFPTFALLLVFFFVPIVLTFYFAFTNMSLTGSASIHTEFVGFDNFSSMFADPNFRTAVWNTIIVLIFSAVIGQQVLGLIIALMMNERNRKFRSLIGTLVIAGWVTPEIVVAFIWFAFLSDQGTANIMLGWLGAKPVSWLYQFPMTSVVVANIWHGTAFSMLVFQSALGDVPKEVTEAAMIDGASGWQRLWRVTLPMIKGSIVTNMVLITLQTLGLFTLIFSLTGGGPGNKTETLPLYMYHQAFANYQLGYGTAISLILLVIGIIASISYIRFLKVQI is encoded by the coding sequence ATGAAGGCTAACGTCGACGCATCCGTGTCCTTGTACCGGGGCAGCCATTTTTCTCGCCAAAGAGATTCGTACCGGGCCGCGATTTTTCTTTTTCCAACGTTCGCTTTGCTCCTGGTCTTTTTCTTTGTTCCGATCGTGCTCACTTTTTATTTCGCTTTTACGAATATGTCCTTGACGGGATCGGCTTCCATCCACACGGAGTTTGTGGGGTTTGATAATTTCAGTTCGATGTTCGCGGACCCCAACTTCCGTACGGCCGTCTGGAACACGATCATCGTGCTTATTTTTTCGGCGGTCATCGGCCAGCAGGTGCTGGGCCTGATCATCGCGCTCATGATGAACGAACGGAACCGCAAGTTTCGCAGCCTGATCGGCACGCTCGTCATCGCAGGGTGGGTCACGCCGGAAATTGTCGTCGCCTTCATCTGGTTTGCTTTTCTAAGCGACCAAGGCACCGCCAACATTATGCTCGGCTGGCTCGGAGCGAAACCCGTCTCCTGGCTGTATCAATTTCCGATGACGTCCGTGGTGGTGGCGAACATATGGCACGGGACGGCATTTTCCATGCTTGTGTTTCAGTCGGCGCTCGGCGATGTGCCCAAAGAAGTTACGGAGGCCGCGATGATTGACGGCGCTTCCGGCTGGCAGCGGCTGTGGCGGGTCACGCTTCCGATGATCAAGGGCTCCATCGTCACGAACATGGTGCTCATTACGCTGCAGACGCTCGGCTTGTTTACGCTCATATTCTCGCTTACCGGCGGCGGGCCGGGCAACAAGACGGAGACGCTGCCGCTTTATATGTATCATCAGGCGTTTGCGAATTACCAGCTCGGCTACGGTACGGCGATTTCGCTCATTTTGCTCGTCATCGGCATTATTGCCAGCATCAGCTATATCCGGTTCCTGAAGGTTCAAATTTAA